A window of the Mycobacteriales bacterium genome harbors these coding sequences:
- a CDS encoding PH domain-containing protein, with product MAYPDNLLADGEQVVRHLNPHWIRLAVPVLVFVLTMAIGGFLLSFAAHTGLSSLPVTPVRLGIVAVAVYVLGWFALAPTVRWRSTHYVITTRRILIRVGVLTHRGRDIPLQRINDVAFRQSLLDRIIGAGTLVVESAGELGQERLYDVPHADRVQQLLNRLVEQNAASRWAPGVSDRLT from the coding sequence GTGGCCTATCCCGACAATCTGCTCGCGGACGGTGAGCAGGTGGTCCGGCATCTGAATCCGCACTGGATCAGGCTCGCGGTGCCGGTGCTGGTGTTCGTGCTGACGATGGCGATCGGCGGATTTCTGCTGTCCTTCGCCGCGCACACCGGCCTGTCGTCCCTGCCGGTCACGCCGGTGCGGTTGGGCATCGTGGCGGTCGCGGTCTATGTGCTCGGGTGGTTCGCCCTGGCGCCGACGGTGCGCTGGCGGAGCACGCATTACGTGATCACGACCCGGCGGATACTGATCCGGGTCGGCGTACTCACCCACCGCGGCCGGGATATCCCGCTGCAGCGGATCAACGATGTGGCGTTCCGTCAGTCGCTGCTCGATCGGATCATCGGCGCGGGAACGCTGGTGGTGGAATCGGCGGGTGAGCTCGGTCAGGAACGGTTGTACGACGTGCCGCACGCCGACCGGGTGCAGCAACTGCTCAACCGGCTGGTCGAGCAGAACGCTGCATCCCGGTGGGCGCCCGGCGTCTCAGACCGGCTGACTTAG
- a CDS encoding biotin--[acetyl-CoA-carboxylase] ligase, with translation MSSPYDDLDRPPLSEQALRGALVRPGELWREVRVVGETGSTNADLAAAAERGAGEGAVLVAESQTAGRGRLHRDWTSPPRAGLTFSILLRPDDVPTTRWGWLPLLAGVSVARAVARFGEVEARLKWPNDVLVGPDRRKAAGLLAQVAGGAVVVGIGLNVTTRADELPEGATSLAASGASGTDRDPLLRAILRAVAEDYRRWRDAGGDAERSGLAATYDGLSDTLGREVVVTLPAGEPIRGVAGAIADDGRLVVTGEGGKARAVAAGDVTHVRSA, from the coding sequence GTGTCCAGCCCGTACGACGACCTCGACCGGCCGCCGCTGTCCGAGCAGGCGCTCAGGGGAGCCCTGGTGCGGCCGGGGGAGTTGTGGCGCGAGGTGCGGGTCGTCGGCGAGACCGGCTCGACCAACGCCGATCTGGCCGCCGCGGCCGAGCGGGGGGCGGGCGAAGGTGCCGTGCTCGTCGCCGAGTCGCAGACGGCCGGGCGGGGCCGGCTGCACCGGGACTGGACCTCGCCGCCGCGGGCCGGGCTGACCTTCTCGATCCTGCTGCGGCCCGACGACGTACCGACGACCCGGTGGGGGTGGCTGCCGCTGCTCGCCGGGGTGTCCGTGGCCCGGGCGGTGGCCCGGTTCGGCGAGGTGGAGGCGCGGCTGAAGTGGCCGAACGATGTCCTGGTCGGCCCGGACCGGCGTAAGGCGGCCGGTCTGCTCGCGCAGGTGGCCGGTGGCGCGGTGGTCGTGGGGATCGGCCTCAACGTCACGACCCGTGCGGACGAACTGCCCGAGGGGGCGACCTCGCTGGCCGCCTCCGGCGCGTCCGGCACCGATCGCGATCCCTTGCTGCGGGCGATCCTGCGGGCGGTCGCCGAGGACTACCGGCGCTGGCGGGACGCAGGCGGCGACGCCGAGCGGTCCGGCCTCGCCGCGACGTACGACGGGTTGAGCGACACGCTCGGCCGCGAGGTGGTGGTCACGCTCCCGGCGGGCGAGCCGATCCGGGGCGTGGCAGGCGCGATCGCCGACGACGGCCGCCTGGTGGTCACCGGCGAGGGCGGGAAGGCCCGTGCGGTGGCCGCCGGCGACGTCACGCACGTCCGCTCCGCCTAG